One window of Catonella massiliensis genomic DNA carries:
- a CDS encoding helix-turn-helix domain-containing protein, with product MSYNLKVFSQKLRSIRKSLMLHKDYIADKTGISIKTIVRLENGKCLPNLDTLELLSPLYKTDLVSLLVECHFDDYYTFTSITNEIENKIDNREFDKLESSLNLLKEFSCSISNEYYKTSISQQIIFINGILEYSRKEYRLALDTYIKAFRLTEPDFTLEEYSGCILSDAEVRILMNIGFTLDKLEGAKKSLDIMLFCKDSLENNSAMYPKICHNIAVIYSKMENYSKSLEYYNEGIDSCRKSRNPLGMGLLYYGKGYSEYKLGLDNYLHSFNTSITLCKAFGHDAVKEIIISKCKEHCGIILD from the coding sequence ATGTCATATAACCTTAAAGTATTTAGCCAAAAGTTAAGGTCTATAAGAAAGTCATTAATGCTACATAAAGATTATATTGCAGATAAAACCGGCATCAGTATAAAAACCATAGTCCGCCTTGAGAACGGTAAATGCCTGCCTAACCTCGATACATTAGAATTACTTTCGCCTTTGTATAAGACAGACTTGGTTAGCCTATTGGTAGAATGCCATTTTGATGATTATTATACATTTACATCCATAACCAATGAAATAGAAAACAAAATAGATAATCGTGAATTTGATAAGTTAGAGTCAAGTCTGAACCTGTTAAAAGAGTTCTCCTGCTCTATAAGCAATGAGTATTATAAAACCTCTATCTCACAACAAATTATTTTTATAAACGGTATTTTAGAATATAGCAGAAAGGAATACCGTCTGGCACTTGATACCTACATCAAGGCTTTTAGGTTAACGGAACCCGATTTTACTTTAGAAGAATATTCTGGCTGTATTTTATCTGATGCTGAGGTTAGAATACTTATGAATATAGGCTTTACACTTGATAAACTGGAGGGGGCAAAAAAGAGCCTTGATATTATGCTCTTTTGCAAGGACTCTTTAGAAAATAATTCTGCCATGTATCCAAAAATATGCCACAATATAGCCGTTATTTATTCCAAGATGGAAAATTATTCTAAGTCTTTAGAGTACTATAACGAGGGAATAGATTCGTGTAGAAAGTCAAGGAATCCACTCGGTATGGGCTTATTATACTACGGTAAAGGCTATTCAGAATATAAGCTTGGCCTTGATAATTATCTCCACTCATTTAACACATCTATAACGCTTTGCAAGGCATTCGGACATGACGCGGTAAAGGAAATAATTATTTCTAAATGTAAGGAACACTGTGGAATAATCCTTGATTAA
- a CDS encoding phosphoglycerate dehydrogenase, which yields MYRIKTLNKISGIGLKELDENYRFTEELSEADAVLVRSADMKSLELGDNLLAIARAGAGVNNIPFDKCAEQGIVVFNTPGANANAVKELVIAGLLLAARDIVGGINWVQANKDAEGLSKLVEKEKGNFAGNEIEGKKLGVIGLGAIGVLVANAAKRLGMEVYGCDPYISVEHAWSLSRDVIHVKTVEEIYRTCDYITVHVPLMDATKHMINVYSLGLMKDGVVILNFSRDALVNDEDIEKALASGKVKKYVTDFPNEKTANMKGVIAIPHLGASTEESEDNCAVMAVKEVVDYLEKGSIKNSVNYPNCEVAKHTSVSRITILHKNIPSMITKFTTVLSSYNVNIEELVNKSRGDYAYSVFDIDTIVTDEMRNALNDIEGVLKVRST from the coding sequence ATGTATAGAATAAAAACATTAAATAAGATATCAGGCATAGGACTTAAAGAGCTTGATGAAAATTACAGATTTACGGAAGAGTTAAGTGAGGCAGATGCTGTTCTTGTAAGAAGTGCAGATATGAAGTCTCTTGAACTTGGTGACAATCTCCTTGCCATAGCCAGAGCAGGTGCCGGAGTTAACAATATCCCTTTCGATAAATGTGCAGAGCAGGGAATAGTTGTATTCAATACTCCGGGAGCCAATGCAAATGCGGTCAAGGAGCTTGTTATAGCAGGTCTTCTTCTTGCTGCCCGTGATATAGTGGGAGGAATTAACTGGGTGCAGGCGAACAAGGATGCAGAAGGACTTTCTAAGCTTGTAGAAAAGGAAAAAGGAAACTTTGCAGGCAATGAGATAGAGGGGAAGAAACTTGGAGTAATAGGCCTTGGTGCCATAGGAGTACTTGTTGCCAATGCAGCAAAGAGACTTGGAATGGAGGTTTACGGTTGTGACCCTTATATCTCTGTAGAGCATGCCTGGAGCCTTTCTAGAGATGTAATCCATGTAAAAACTGTGGAAGAGATATATAGAACCTGTGACTATATTACAGTACATGTGCCTCTTATGGATGCAACTAAGCACATGATAAATGTTTACAGCCTGGGTCTTATGAAAGATGGTGTAGTTATCTTAAACTTTTCAAGAGATGCCCTTGTAAATGATGAGGATATCGAAAAAGCACTTGCCAGTGGCAAGGTGAAGAAGTATGTAACTGACTTTCCAAATGAAAAAACAGCTAATATGAAGGGTGTTATTGCCATACCTCACCTTGGAGCCTCCACTGAGGAATCAGAGGATAACTGCGCAGTTATGGCAGTTAAGGAGGTTGTGGATTACCTTGAAAAGGGAAGTATCAAAAACTCTGTCAACTACCCAAACTGTGAGGTAGCAAAGCATACAAGTGTTTCACGAATTACCATATTACATAAGAATATCCCAAGCATGATAACTAAGTTTACAACTGTGCTTTCTTCTTACAATGTAAATATTGAGGAGCTTGTAAACAAGAGCAGGGGAGATTATGCCTACTCTGTTTTTGACATAGATACTATAGTTACAGATGAAATGAGAAATGCGCTTAATGATATAGAGGGAGTACTTAAGGTAAGAAGTACTTAA
- a CDS encoding response regulator transcription factor: MDKTTCKILLVDDEKKLADLVVSILKREGYSSIDVAEDCRGAEDNIIRNSYHLILLDVMLPDGNGFELYEKLCQLGYLSEIPVIFLSARDEDTARLRGLGLGADDYITKPFLTKELLLRIAAVLRRTYKLEEGTAILRCGDALVDLDAGVVKHEGKEVSLTSKELALLQVLYRNRGKIVTMDALCNAVWPEGNYGLESSLIVHMRHLREKIEKDPSKPEFLTTVRGLGYKLEKNR, translated from the coding sequence ATGGATAAGACAACTTGTAAAATATTGTTAGTAGATGATGAAAAAAAGCTAGCAGACCTGGTAGTAAGTATATTAAAAAGAGAAGGTTATTCTTCTATAGATGTGGCAGAGGACTGTAGGGGGGCAGAGGATAATATCATTAGGAACAGTTACCACTTAATTCTGTTAGATGTGATGCTTCCGGATGGGAATGGCTTTGAACTATACGAGAAACTATGTCAGTTAGGTTATTTATCAGAAATACCGGTTATATTTTTATCTGCAAGAGATGAAGATACAGCAAGGCTAAGAGGACTGGGACTTGGCGCAGATGACTATATAACAAAGCCTTTTCTTACGAAAGAATTACTTCTTAGGATTGCTGCTGTTCTTAGAAGAACATATAAACTAGAAGAAGGGACTGCTATACTTAGGTGCGGGGATGCATTAGTGGACCTTGATGCGGGAGTTGTAAAGCATGAGGGCAAAGAGGTATCACTTACATCTAAAGAACTTGCCTTGCTCCAGGTACTTTACCGCAACAGAGGAAAGATTGTAACTATGGATGCACTATGCAATGCGGTATGGCCTGAAGGCAACTATGGACTTGAAAGTTCATTGATTGTTCATATGCGCCATCTAAGAGAAAAGATAGAAAAAGATCCGTCAAAGCCTGAATTTCTTACTACAGTACGCGGACTTGGATATAAATTGGAGAAAAACAGATGA
- the leuB gene encoding 3-isopropylmalate dehydrogenase, which yields MEANITLIKGDGIGPEIVNEAVKVLDRIASLYGHKFNYNEVLMGGCSIDEYGIPLTDEAVKTAKAADAVLLGAVGGNTDTSPWYKLPPEKRPEAGLLKIRKELGLYANIRPAILFDELRHSCPLKESTGEKGFDFVIFRELTGGLYFGERSTTVVEGKRKAVDTLVYTEDEIERVARRAFEAAQGRRKEVCSVDKANVLDSSRLWRQVVAEVAKDFPEVKLTNMLVDNCAMQLIANPAQFDVILTENMFGDILSDEASMVTGSLGMLPSASLGEGRFGLYEPSHGSAPDIAGKDKANPIATIMSSAMLLRYSFGLSKEAESIEDAVKSVLKEGYRTGDIFSEGKTLIGCKEMGDRIADKISK from the coding sequence ATGGAAGCTAATATTACCCTTATAAAAGGTGATGGAATTGGTCCTGAAATAGTGAATGAAGCCGTCAAAGTGCTTGATAGAATAGCTTCCCTATATGGTCATAAGTTTAACTATAATGAGGTTCTTATGGGTGGTTGCTCGATAGATGAGTATGGCATCCCTCTTACAGATGAAGCGGTAAAAACAGCAAAGGCTGCTGATGCGGTTTTGCTTGGTGCAGTTGGAGGCAATACCGATACTTCACCTTGGTACAAGCTGCCGCCTGAAAAGCGCCCTGAAGCAGGACTACTTAAGATAAGAAAAGAACTTGGGCTTTACGCCAATATAAGACCTGCGATTTTATTTGATGAACTAAGACATTCCTGTCCATTAAAGGAGTCTACAGGAGAAAAAGGCTTTGACTTCGTCATCTTCAGAGAGCTGACCGGAGGACTCTATTTTGGAGAAAGAAGCACTACAGTAGTAGAAGGAAAAAGGAAGGCAGTAGATACCTTGGTATATACCGAGGATGAGATAGAAAGAGTAGCAAGGAGAGCCTTTGAGGCTGCACAAGGGAGAAGAAAAGAGGTTTGCAGTGTAGATAAGGCAAATGTGCTTGATTCTTCAAGGCTTTGGAGACAGGTCGTAGCGGAGGTTGCAAAGGACTTCCCGGAAGTAAAGCTTACCAACATGCTGGTTGACAACTGTGCCATGCAGCTAATAGCCAATCCTGCACAGTTTGATGTTATTCTTACTGAAAATATGTTTGGAGATATACTCTCAGACGAAGCAAGTATGGTAACAGGTTCCTTAGGAATGCTCCCTTCTGCAAGCCTTGGAGAAGGAAGATTTGGTCTCTATGAGCCAAGCCATGGTTCAGCTCCTGACATAGCAGGTAAAGACAAGGCAAACCCTATCGCAACCATAATGTCATCAGCTATGCTCCTTAGATACTCATTTGGACTAAGTAAAGAGGCAGAAAGCATAGAAGATGCAGTGAAATCAGTGCTTAAAGAGGGTTATAGGACAGGTGATATCTTTAGTGAGGGAAAGACACTAATTGGTTGCAAAGAAATGGGAGATAGAATTGCAGATAAGATATCAAAGTAA
- the ilvB gene encoding biosynthetic-type acetolactate synthase large subunit, giving the protein MAELNGSQILVECLKEQGVDTIFGYPGGAVLNLYDELYRHQDEIKHILTSHEQGAAHAADGYARATGKVGVCLATSGPGATNLVTGIANAYMDSVPMVAITGNVGTNLLGKDSFQEVDIAGVTMPITKHNFIVKDVKKLAKTIRRAFKIAASGRPGPVLVDITKDVTANKCEYKKEDVKKADKAKKEKSFTEKELDKAAEMIAKAKRPVIFLGGGAIISEAHKEIKALVDLMDAPVCDSLMGKGAFDGTDKRYMGMIGMHGTKTANFSVTECDLLVVLGARFSDRVTGNTKSFAKRAKILHIDIDPAEINKNVKVDLSIEGDVKDVLKELNKKLTKQSHDEWMEHIAEMQAKYPLRYHENELTGPYFIEELYRLTKGDAIISTEVGQHQMWAAQFYKYSKPRTLLTSGGLGTMGYGLGASIGAQIGLPNKQVINLAGDGCFRMNMNELATAAHYNVPIIEVVFNNNVLGMVRQWQTLFYGKRYSQTLLSQDIDYVKLAESMNIKAFRVTKKEEVDEVIKKALKAKGPVFIEVVIDKNESVWPMVPAGATLEETFSEEDVKEKEAKAKK; this is encoded by the coding sequence ATGGCAGAACTTAATGGATCACAGATACTTGTTGAATGTTTGAAGGAGCAGGGAGTAGATACTATTTTTGGATATCCTGGCGGAGCAGTATTAAATCTCTATGATGAGCTTTACCGCCATCAGGATGAAATAAAGCATATCCTTACTTCTCACGAGCAGGGGGCTGCACATGCGGCTGACGGATATGCAAGGGCAACAGGTAAGGTCGGGGTCTGCCTTGCGACAAGCGGTCCGGGTGCAACCAACCTTGTAACCGGTATTGCCAATGCATATATGGATTCTGTTCCTATGGTAGCAATTACAGGAAATGTAGGCACCAATCTTCTTGGAAAGGACTCTTTTCAGGAGGTAGACATAGCAGGCGTGACCATGCCTATTACAAAGCATAACTTCATTGTAAAGGATGTAAAGAAGCTTGCAAAGACTATAAGAAGAGCATTTAAGATAGCTGCAAGCGGAAGACCCGGCCCTGTGCTTGTGGATATAACCAAGGATGTAACAGCCAATAAATGCGAATACAAAAAAGAGGATGTTAAAAAGGCGGATAAGGCCAAGAAAGAAAAAAGCTTTACTGAAAAAGAGCTTGATAAGGCAGCAGAAATGATAGCTAAGGCAAAACGCCCTGTCATCTTCCTTGGTGGCGGTGCCATCATCTCAGAAGCACACAAAGAGATAAAGGCCTTGGTTGACCTTATGGATGCCCCTGTCTGCGATTCCCTTATGGGAAAGGGAGCATTTGACGGCACTGACAAGCGTTATATGGGAATGATAGGTATGCATGGAACCAAGACAGCCAATTTTTCAGTAACTGAATGTGACCTCCTTGTGGTACTTGGTGCAAGATTCTCAGACAGAGTTACAGGCAATACCAAGAGCTTTGCAAAGAGAGCTAAGATACTTCATATAGACATTGACCCTGCTGAGATAAATAAGAATGTTAAGGTTGACCTAAGCATAGAAGGTGATGTAAAGGATGTACTTAAGGAGCTTAACAAGAAGCTTACTAAGCAGTCCCATGATGAATGGATGGAGCATATTGCAGAGATGCAGGCAAAATATCCACTCAGATATCACGAAAATGAACTTACAGGCCCATATTTCATAGAGGAGCTTTACAGACTTACAAAGGGTGACGCCATCATTTCTACAGAAGTAGGACAGCATCAGATGTGGGCTGCACAGTTCTACAAGTATAGTAAGCCAAGAACCCTGCTTACATCAGGTGGTCTGGGAACCATGGGCTACGGCCTTGGAGCTTCCATCGGAGCACAGATAGGCCTCCCAAACAAGCAGGTTATCAACCTTGCGGGAGATGGCTGTTTCCGTATGAATATGAATGAGCTTGCAACTGCCGCACATTACAATGTGCCTATTATTGAAGTAGTATTTAACAACAATGTACTCGGTATGGTAAGACAGTGGCAGACTCTCTTCTACGGCAAGAGATACTCTCAGACTCTGCTTTCTCAGGATATTGACTATGTAAAGCTTGCTGAGTCAATGAATATAAAGGCTTTCAGGGTAACAAAGAAAGAGGAAGTAGACGAGGTTATTAAGAAGGCTCTTAAGGCTAAAGGCCCAGTATTCATAGAAGTTGTAATTGACAAAAATGAAAGCGTATGGCCTATGGTGCCAGCTGGCGCTACTCTTGAGGAGACTTTCTCTGAGGAAGATGTAAAGGAAAAAGAGGCTAAGGCTAAAAAATAG
- the serC gene encoding 3-phosphoserine/phosphohydroxythreonine transaminase gives MERVYNFSAGPAVLPEEVLKECQEEMMNYGGTGMSVMEMSHRSKAFESIINTAEDDLRELMNIPDNYKVLFLQGGASLQFAMIPMNLMKNKVADYIITGQWAKKAFEEAKIYGDAVAVASSADETFSYIPDCSDLPIRDNADYVYICENNTIYGTKFKTLPNTKGKTLVADVSSCFLSEPVDVSKYGIIYGGVQKNIGPAGTVIVIIREDLITEDVLPGTPTMMKYKIHADNKSLYNTPPAYGIYVCGKVFKWLKAQGGLGVMKEKNEKKAGILYDFLDNSKLFKGTVRKKDRSLMNVPFVTGNEELDAKFIKEAQAVGFVNLKGHRSVGGMRASIYNAMPIEGVEKLVEFMKKFEAENL, from the coding sequence ATGGAAAGAGTTTATAATTTTTCAGCAGGGCCTGCAGTACTTCCCGAGGAAGTACTTAAAGAGTGTCAGGAAGAAATGATGAATTATGGCGGAACCGGTATGTCCGTTATGGAGATGAGCCACCGCTCCAAAGCCTTTGAAAGCATTATAAATACTGCGGAAGATGACCTTAGAGAACTTATGAATATACCTGATAACTATAAGGTACTGTTCTTGCAGGGCGGAGCTTCACTCCAGTTTGCTATGATTCCTATGAACCTTATGAAAAACAAGGTAGCTGACTACATTATCACAGGTCAGTGGGCAAAGAAGGCATTTGAAGAAGCAAAGATATATGGTGATGCCGTAGCAGTGGCGTCCTCTGCTGATGAAACCTTTTCATACATTCCTGACTGTAGCGACCTGCCTATAAGGGACAATGCAGACTATGTATATATATGTGAAAATAATACAATATACGGAACCAAGTTTAAGACTCTTCCTAATACCAAGGGCAAGACTCTTGTAGCTGATGTATCCTCCTGCTTTTTAAGCGAGCCTGTGGATGTAAGCAAATACGGTATCATTTACGGAGGAGTCCAGAAGAACATTGGACCTGCAGGAACTGTAATTGTGATTATTAGGGAAGATTTGATTACGGAAGATGTACTTCCCGGTACACCTACAATGATGAAGTACAAGATACATGCAGATAATAAGTCACTTTACAATACTCCGCCTGCCTACGGTATCTATGTATGCGGTAAGGTATTTAAATGGCTCAAGGCTCAGGGTGGGCTTGGTGTGATGAAGGAGAAAAATGAGAAAAAAGCTGGTATTCTTTACGATTTTCTTGATAATAGCAAACTTTTTAAGGGCACAGTCAGAAAAAAAGACCGTTCTTTAATGAATGTACCTTTTGTAACAGGTAATGAAGAGCTGGATGCGAAGTTTATCAAAGAGGCACAGGCGGTAGGCTTTGTAAACCTTAAAGGACATAGAAGTGTTGGTGGCATGAGAGCAAGCATCTACAATGCTATGCCGATAGAGGGAGTAGAAAAGCTTGTTGAGTTTATGAAGAAATTTGAGGCTGAAAACCTATAG
- a CDS encoding SAP domain-containing protein yields the protein MKEGRPNFRDIKSFVEFSRYYWYREELAEICKSLELEYRCTKQELNHIIEQYFKGNRVEKSVKKLTKNQTKAITLNTRLFECGFSFNQKFREYFSAVTGINPFKFNADMATAWRKVKAENDLNFTIQDMLKVYYGESDYAKYDNSACQWNQFLKDFCSDEFSDYYSDKLKVAAILWKEVRDSKNEKIYSRQLLNEYGDKIEEYHK from the coding sequence TTGAAGGAAGGTAGACCCAATTTTAGAGATATAAAATCATTTGTAGAATTTAGTAGATACTATTGGTATCGAGAAGAACTAGCCGAAATTTGTAAGTCTCTTGAATTAGAATACAGATGTACAAAACAAGAACTAAATCATATTATAGAACAATATTTTAAGGGAAATAGAGTAGAAAAATCCGTAAAGAAATTAACCAAAAATCAAACCAAAGCGATAACCTTAAACACGAGATTGTTTGAATGTGGTTTTTCCTTCAACCAAAAATTTCGAGAGTATTTTTCGGCTGTAACGGGTATTAATCCATTTAAGTTTAATGCTGATATGGCAACTGCATGGAGAAAAGTAAAAGCAGAAAATGACTTAAACTTTACAATTCAAGATATGCTTAAAGTATATTATGGCGAGTCTGACTACGCTAAGTATGATAATTCAGCCTGTCAATGGAATCAATTCCTAAAGGATTTTTGCTCAGATGAATTTAGCGACTATTATTCTGACAAGTTAAAAGTTGCTGCTATTCTATGGAAAGAAGTTAGAGACTCAAAAAATGAAAAAATTTATTCGAGACAACTACTAAATGAGTATGGAGATAAAATAGAGGAGTATCATAAATAA
- the ilvD gene encoding dihydroxy-acid dehydratase, with amino-acid sequence MKSDNARAGMKQAPARSLFNALGFTAEEMKKPMVGIVSSYNEIVPGHMNIDKIVDAVRLGVAEAGGMPVVFPAIAVCDGIAMGHVGMRYSLVTRDLIADSTECMALAHQFDALVMIPNCDKNVPGLLMAAARVNVPTVFVSGGPMLAGKVKGCKTSLSSMFEAVGAYAAGNLSEEDVLEYENKACPTCGSCSGMYTANSMNCLTEALGMGLRGNGTIPAVYSERIKLAKHAGMAVMEMFRRDIKPRDIMTKEAIINALTVDMALGCSTNSMLHLPAIAHEIGFDFDIAFANPISEKTPNLCHLAPAGNTYMEDLNEAGGVYAVMKELADIGLINTECMTVTGKTIGENIKNAYNRDEEVIRPVSNPFSKTGGLAVLKGNIAPDGSVVKRSAVVEEMMVHEGPARVFESEEDAVAAIKGGKIVPGDVVVIRYEGPKGGPGMREMLNPTSAIAGMGLGSTVALITDGRFSGASRGASIGHVSPEAAVGGPIALIEEGDIISINIPEMTLNVKLSDEELENRRKNWKPKEMAEVTGYLKRYQAMVTSGNRGAILEVPKMQ; translated from the coding sequence ATGAAAAGTGATAACGCTAGAGCCGGTATGAAGCAGGCACCGGCAAGAAGTTTGTTTAATGCACTCGGCTTTACTGCCGAGGAAATGAAAAAGCCAATGGTAGGTATTGTAAGCTCATACAATGAGATAGTACCCGGGCACATGAATATTGATAAGATAGTAGATGCAGTTAGGCTTGGAGTGGCTGAAGCAGGCGGTATGCCTGTGGTTTTCCCTGCTATTGCAGTCTGTGATGGTATAGCCATGGGACATGTGGGTATGAGATACTCCCTTGTAACAAGAGATTTGATAGCTGACTCTACAGAATGTATGGCACTTGCACACCAGTTTGATGCATTGGTTATGATACCTAACTGCGATAAAAATGTGCCTGGCCTCCTTATGGCGGCTGCAAGGGTAAATGTGCCTACGGTCTTTGTATCAGGTGGACCTATGCTTGCGGGCAAGGTGAAGGGCTGCAAAACCAGTCTTTCCTCTATGTTTGAAGCAGTAGGAGCCTATGCAGCAGGGAACCTAAGCGAAGAAGATGTACTGGAATATGAAAATAAAGCCTGTCCAACCTGTGGCTCCTGCTCAGGTATGTATACGGCAAATTCGATGAACTGCCTTACAGAGGCACTTGGAATGGGACTTCGTGGCAATGGCACCATACCTGCGGTATATTCTGAGAGAATTAAGCTTGCAAAACACGCCGGAATGGCAGTTATGGAAATGTTTAGAAGAGATATAAAGCCTCGTGATATAATGACAAAGGAAGCAATAATCAACGCACTTACAGTGGATATGGCACTTGGCTGTTCTACAAACTCCATGCTCCACCTTCCTGCAATCGCTCACGAGATAGGCTTTGACTTTGACATAGCATTTGCAAACCCAATTAGTGAGAAAACTCCTAACCTCTGCCACCTTGCACCTGCCGGCAACACCTATATGGAAGACCTAAATGAGGCAGGAGGCGTATATGCGGTGATGAAGGAACTTGCTGACATTGGCCTCATCAATACCGAATGTATGACAGTTACAGGCAAGACCATAGGCGAGAATATTAAAAATGCTTACAACAGGGACGAAGAGGTCATTAGACCTGTGAGCAATCCATTTAGCAAGACAGGAGGCCTTGCTGTACTTAAGGGAAATATCGCACCTGACGGAAGTGTAGTAAAGCGCTCTGCTGTTGTAGAGGAAATGATGGTACACGAAGGACCTGCGAGAGTGTTTGAGTCAGAGGAAGATGCTGTAGCAGCAATCAAAGGTGGCAAGATAGTACCGGGCGATGTAGTGGTTATCAGATATGAAGGGCCAAAGGGAGGTCCCGGTATGAGGGAGATGTTAAACCCTACCTCAGCAATTGCCGGTATGGGACTTGGCTCGACTGTAGCTCTCATAACTGATGGAAGATTCTCAGGTGCGTCAAGAGGAGCTTCCATAGGACATGTTTCACCTGAGGCAGCAGTCGGAGGCCCTATAGCACTCATTGAAGAAGGGGATATTATTTCTATAAACATCCCTGAAATGACGCTTAATGTAAAGCTTTCAGATGAAGAACTCGAAAATAGAAGAAAGAATTGGAAGCCGAAGGAAATGGCTGAGGTTACGGGCTATCTTAAGAGATATCAGGCTATGGTTACATCAGGCAACAGAGGAGCCATACTTGAAGTGCCTAAGATGCAGTAA
- a CDS encoding sensor histidine kinase, translated as MRQRKKEKFQFFAGIILMAFVLLILDTLIYVIIVLNIPDDHWNESNLIEHIRVEDGNYSLDNKEKERIVKNNQFAMLLNKDGEIIWSESLPKELQKKYSIQDVVKFVRYYLDEYPVHTYIVKQGILVIGDKEKQVWKYILEYNKNDIRNVILMTPLILLINALVLIIVPVLQQKKYQKRREGERTEWIAGVSHDIRTPLAIILGNTDMILDSEAGTDISKNVQQIKVQGLRIRRLVENMNLSSKLDFSFGKFEMNKAIISKLLRKTLTEFINQIEDEHFQFDIEIDESLDNLELSVNEDLVERVLINLVHNSIAHNEDSCNIIVRLYKDKRSHILLEVGDDGKGVSEEVLNKLNDRNYANEPSSGSHGLGLKIVKKIAVLHRWKVYFEKREGEGFICVIRLA; from the coding sequence ATGAGACAAAGGAAAAAAGAAAAATTTCAGTTTTTCGCAGGCATAATACTAATGGCATTTGTGCTTCTTATTTTGGATACTTTAATATATGTAATTATAGTTTTAAATATACCGGATGATCACTGGAATGAGAGCAATCTTATAGAACATATCCGTGTAGAAGATGGGAATTACAGTTTAGATAATAAAGAAAAAGAAAGAATCGTAAAGAATAACCAATTTGCCATGCTATTAAATAAGGACGGTGAGATTATTTGGAGTGAATCACTACCTAAAGAATTGCAAAAGAAATATAGTATTCAGGATGTGGTAAAATTTGTAAGATACTACCTTGATGAATATCCGGTTCATACTTATATAGTAAAGCAGGGGATTCTGGTGATTGGAGATAAAGAAAAACAGGTATGGAAGTATATTTTAGAATATAATAAAAATGATATTAGAAATGTTATTCTTATGACACCTCTTATACTGCTTATCAATGCGCTGGTTCTAATTATTGTTCCCGTATTGCAACAGAAAAAATACCAAAAGCGCAGGGAAGGGGAACGGACAGAGTGGATTGCAGGTGTATCTCACGATATAAGGACACCTCTTGCCATTATTCTAGGGAATACTGATATGATTCTTGATTCGGAAGCAGGAACAGACATCTCTAAGAACGTTCAACAGATTAAGGTACAGGGACTTCGCATCCGCAGATTGGTTGAAAATATGAATCTGTCAAGTAAACTTGATTTTAGCTTTGGTAAGTTTGAAATGAATAAAGCTATAATTAGCAAATTACTTAGAAAAACACTTACTGAATTTATAAATCAGATTGAGGATGAACATTTTCAATTTGACATAGAAATAGATGAAAGCCTTGACAATCTTGAACTTTCGGTAAATGAAGATTTGGTGGAAAGGGTTTTAATTAATCTTGTCCACAATTCGATTGCGCACAATGAAGATAGCTGCAATATCATAGTCAGACTGTATAAGGATAAGAGAAGCCACATTTTACTGGAAGTAGGAGATGATGGAAAGGGAGTGTCAGAAGAGGTTCTAAACAAGCTAAATGACAGAAACTATGCGAATGAACCTAGTAGCGGAAGCCATGGCTTAGGACTTAAAATAGTCAAAAAAATCGCAGTCTTACACAGATGGAAAGTATATTTTGAGAAAAGAGAAGGAGAGGGATTTATCTGCGTTATAAGACTTGCATAG